A window of the Pararge aegeria chromosome 2, ilParAegt1.1, whole genome shotgun sequence genome harbors these coding sequences:
- the LOC120634949 gene encoding ras GTPase-activating-like protein IQGAP1 isoform X1, whose amino-acid sequence MGKDEGEVLIGKIDDCDAEVHKTAQEMDIIRQRTIAYEYLCRLEEAKVWLESCLKEVLPPATAFEESLRNGVHLAKLGNFIAPDLLPINKIYDIDQRRYKVMGLQFKHTDNINKFLQVLKRTELPVTFQPETTDIYDNKNMPKVIYCLHALSSHLFKIGKAPLIHDVFGKAVFTDEQLDSVSKELQKCKHPLPMFQKISGILSHNNEPENSATQNALIELNNLLDSEKSITHALFNPNLKIKYVQNYLIGEYKKVLKAAKYEKIQVAHNHSLNDSYVPDEYDELLTIVEIQGHITATNYKALWKTLCIACKNNDVSSLHKIFTEEWVKIKKYDRNNLDFYCDVVMEIIESCKDIDVESITNWHKIFQNIINDGNRKSLEHTEHKNAISRVNKVLDEGTPEDLYEALTSSKLGLNFNIDKYATPLLFEEMRLEKCELEKNLNESEIAASALYLIAVAKVSESVERGDEVAVWNALNSRQIQLETLRPHCRRRYLSALATALQVKVREKCECPLLTLEDIRDSIDMVNMKDDDNDELVEIIDNINRAVAEENLDSLILLLKNSCLKLPLTLHKEEYHLYMRTLKKQLLQKNSENLWFDDIVNAISEVNNESLKAKELTDAIVQLNLAIVKNDVNEFWKAMTSTQLSSLGIVEGSCKDVYFQMFSRALKKKGQHICPWIVCHTEAGNTIYIDVESYTYSWTTPKDFVPYARYLTKKDIKAVIEKTNKHHINAYRQKVLEKSITRFQAYCRGYLTRQKGKRLKFFRYHTDYVIKIQAWWRRVMIQRKYATLFRMKAIEAKLNRERRQNPWAWYKSQEQKIIKIQALWRGIRARNAYISLFHSPNPPLRVVKKFVPMLDFTTEDYDREIELQSLKSEVVQSIRKNQELSKQIDDMDLKIGLLVQNRIALQEVAAHGLKLNNLVKHNTTTLVLNRSGKGPFMTVSTAVKGLKSLTKECKHLLDGYQHLFYLLQTNPTYLSKLLFCIPQNKTNSFLQNVVLSLYNFGAYARDEYLLLKLFRFTLEEEISCKVVKPFDIIASTPLVLKMAVSLSRQLSGLNSLETIIGPLVEMIIQDKDLNIETGPVEIYKAWRNEMEMTTGQISKLPHTVSQEQALTYPEVKSRLDKALKQLKSVVIIFLDKITSSTELIPFCITYMARVLHRSLTSKFPHTPEKDVLKVIGNLVYYQFFNAAIVAPDAFHIINMPNGARLTTDQRKNLASVAKILHFSAAKKGFGEESSHLRCLNPFIVECHEKMKELFRRCCRGPTLEEYFAVDEYTEATLLHHPHIYITVQEIVDTHALLIEYQDILAPDPTDRLNELLDDLGEVPTVSQLASRDVPSQMGEAEENAKLEVCLALVNKFQAPTDDMTDLNKLFIKSKELCVAIIPFLNGEHLLEALCIGTTRAQQEQYREKVQKRIYSGQARPDEAMSLREHIAKLRRNLQMLEDEGYVTREDGYQALITSIALDLCNKGKYRQAQRRALATLSRTKLSLMEKTKYYEEKCKSYDQYIKSCLANLHAGKRSVHACLRSGKDIKKIKSKLTIKYSAAKLLERGVLLEIDGLATSQFKNVQFEITPTNHNGVFTVKGKFMGVEMESIEIDIQDLLQKQYEGCSIMDMFGKAKINVNLLIFLLNSKFYGKS is encoded by the exons ATGGGAAAAGACGAGGGAGAAGTGCTAATTGGAAAAATTGACGATT GTGATGCAGAGGTTCATAAAACTGCACAGGAAATGGATATCATCAGACAAAGAACCATTGCTTATGAGTATCTTTGTCGACTGGAAGAGGCTAAAGTCTGGTTGGAGTCTTGTCTTAAAGAAGTGCTTCCGCCTGCTACAGCATTTGAGGAAAGTTTGCGCAACGGTGTCCATTTAGCAAAACTAGGAAATTTCATAGCTCCGGATCttctaccaataaataaaatttatgacatTGACCAAAGACGCTATAAA GTAATGGGTTTGCAATTTAAACACACcgacaatattaataaatttttacaagtTCTCAAAAGAACAGAACTCCCAGTG ACATTTCAGCCTGAAACAACAGATATCTATGACAATAAAAACATGCCAAAAGTAATTTATTGTCTTCATGCTTTGAGTtcgcatttatttaaaattggcaAAGCACCTTTGATTCATGATGTCTTTGGAAAAGCAGTTTTTActg atGAACAATTGGATTCAGTTTCTAAAGAGCTACAAAAATGCAAACATCCACTTCCAATGTTCCAAAAGATTAGTGGGATTCTTTCCCATAATAATGAACCTGAAAATTCAGCCACTCAGAATGCTTTGATTGAACTTAACAATTTGTTGGATTCTGAAAAATCCATTACCCACGCATTATTCAATCctaatttaaagataaaatatgtacaaaatTATCTGATTGGTGAATATAAGAAAGTACTAAAAGCAGCAAAGTATGAAAAAATTCAAGTAGCCCACAATCATTCATTAAACGATAGTTATGTGCCTGATGAATATGATGAACTTTTAACTATAGTCGAAATACAAGGGCACATTACTGCTACCAATTACAAAGCTTTATGGAAAACTCTATGTATTGCGTGTAAGAATAATGATGTAAGCAGcttgcataaaatatttactgaGGAAtgggtaaaaattaaaaaatacgatCGTAACAATTTAGATTTTTACTGTGACGTTGTTATGGAAATTATTGAATCATGTAAAGATATTGATGTTGAAAGCATAACAAATTGGcacaaaatttttcaaaatataatcaaCGATGGAAACAGGAAGTCACTTGAGCACACTGAACATAAGAATGCAATTTCCCGTGTCAATAAAGTATTGGATGAGGGTACCCCAGAAGATCTTTATGAGGCGCTAACAAGTTCAAAGCTTGGTTTGAATTTTAACATAGATAAGTATGCTACCCCCCTATTGTTTGAAGAAATGAGATTAGAAAAATGTGAGttagaaaaaaatcttaatgaAAGTGAAATAGCCGCCTCTGCATTATATTTGATTGCTGTTGCTAAGGTTTCGGAATCAGTTGAAAGGGGAGATGAAGTAGCTGTTTGGAATGCTTTAAATTCAAGACAGATACAATTAGAAACGCTCAGACCACACTGCCGACGCCGTTATTTATCTGCGTTAGCAACAGCTTTACAAGTAAAAGTTAGGGAGAAGTGTGAATGTCCTTTACTTACACTTGAAGATATAAGAGACAGTATTGACATGGTCAATATGAAAGATGACGATAACGATGAAT TGGTTGAAATAATTGACAATATAAATAGAGCTGTTGCAGAAGAAAATTTAGATAGTTTAATACtcttattaaaaaattcatgtCTGAAATTGCCATTGACGTTGCACAAAGAGGAGTATCATCTGTATAtgagaactttaaaaaaacagttgctACAAAAGAATTCTGAAAATCTCTGGTTTGACGATATTGTTAACGCTATTAGTGAAGTTAACAATGAATCTTTAAAAGCAAAAGAGTTGACTGATGCAATAGTACAACTTAATTTAGCTATTGTGAAAAATGACGTAAATGAGTTTTGGAAAGCCATGACATCCACCCAACTATCTAGCTTAGGTATTGTCGAAGGATCATGCAAAGATGTGTATTTTCAAATGTTTTCTAGAGCTTTAAAGAAAAAGGGACAGCACATTTGTCCATGGATTGTATGCCATACAGAAGCAGGAAATACTATATACATTGATGTAGAGTCATACACCTATAGTTGGACTACTCCCAAAGATTTTGTTCCTTATGCCCGATACTTGACAAAAAAAGACATTAAAGCCGTAATCGAAAAGACTAACAAGCATCACATTAATGCCTACAGGCAAAAAGTTTTAGAGAAATCCATCACAAGATTTCAAGCATATTGTAGGGGTTACTTAACGAGACAAAAAGGCAAAAGGCTGAAGTTCTTTAGGTATCACACTGATTATGTTATTAAGATTCAAGCGTGGTGGAGGCGAGTTATGATTCAAAGGAAATATGCAACACTGTTCAGAATGAAGGCTATAGAAGCAAAGCTTAATAGAGAAAGGAGGCAAAACCCTTGGGCATGGTATAAATCTCAG GaacagaaaattataaaaattcaagcTCTTTGGAGAGGCATTCGTGCTAGGAACGCATACATTTCGCTTTTTCATTCGCCTAATCCACCTTTACGTGTAGTTAAAAAGTTTGTCCCCATGTTAGACTTCACTACTGAAGACTATGACAGAGAGATAGAACTACAAAGCCTGAAATCAGAAGTTGTTCAATCAATACGTAAAAATCAAGAGCTTTCTAAACAAATTGACGATATGGATCTAAAAATAGGTCTACTGGTTCAAAATCGCATAGCTTTGCAAGAGGTCGCGGCTCATGGTCTGAAGTTAAACAATTTAGTGAAACATAACACGacaactttagttttaaatcgaAGCGGTAAAGGTCCTTTTATGACAGTTTCCACTGCTGTTAAAGGTTTGAAATCATTAACAAAGGAATGTAAACACCTATTAGATGGTTACCAACATTTGTTctatttattacaaacaaatCCTACGTACTTGTccaaacttttattttgtataccacaaaataaaacaaattcttTTTTACAAAATGTCGTATTGAGTCTTTACAACTTTGGAGCGTACGCGAGAGATGAGTATTTACTGTTGAAACTGTTTAGATTTACTCTAGAAGAAGAAATAAGTTGCAAAGTCGTTAAACCATTCGATATAATAGCGTCTACTCCATTGGTTTTAAAGATGGCTGTTAGTCTGTCACGACAACTTTCTGGTTTAAACAGCCTCGAAACGATTATAGGACCATTGGTGGAAATGATTATACAGGACAAAGATTTGAACATAGAAACGGGACCGGTGGAAATATACAAAGCTTGGAGGAATGAAATGGAAATGACGACGGGACAAATTTC AAAACTCCCACATACTGTGTCACAAGAACAAGCTCTGACATACCCAGAAGTTAAGTCGCGTTTGGACAAAGCACTTAAACAGCTCAAATCTGTTGTGATCATATTTTTGGACAAAATAACTAGTTCAACGGAACTTATACCTTTTTGTATAACATACATGGCGCGTGTTTTACATCGCTCATTAACTTCCAAATTTCCCCATACACCGGAAAAAGATGTTTTAAAG GTGATAGGTAATTTGGTTTACTATCAATTTTTTAATGCGGCTATAGTGGCGCCTGATgcttttcatattataaacatGCCGAATGGCGCCAGATTGACGACGGATCAGCGAAAAAATTTAGCTTCTGTAGCGAAAATTCTACATTTCTCGGCTGCTAAAAAAGGA TTTGGAGAAGAGTCCAGTCACCTGCGCTGTTTGAACCCGTTCATAGTGGAATGCCACGAGAAGATGAAGGAGTTGTTCCGGCGATGCTGCCGCGGGCCCACGCTCGAGGAATACTTCGCTGTGGATGAGTACACGGAAGCCACTCTGCTTCACCACCCACACATATATATTACGGTTCAG GAAATCGTCGATACACATGCTCTACTCATAGAATACCAAGACATACTAGCGCCTGACCCAACTGATCGACTAAACGAACTACTTGATGATTTGGGTGAAGTACCCACTGTTTCACAACTGGCTTCCCGGGATGTTCCTTCA CAAATGGGAGAAGCCGAAGAGAACGCGAAATTAGAAGTGTGTCTCGCGCTCGTTAACAAATTCCAAGCGCCAACAGATGACATGACTGAtttaaacaaactcttcatcAAATCGAAAGAGTTATGTGTTGCAATCATCCCGTTTTTAAATG gtgaacatctattagaaGCCTTGTGCATTGGCACTACGAGAGCACAACAGGAACAATACCGGGAGAAAGTCCAGAAACGCATTTACTCTGGTCAAGCACGTCCTGACGAAGCGATGAGCTTACGCGAACACATTGCGAAATTACGTCGCAACCTGCAAATGCTCGAAGATGAAGGTTACGTGACGCGCGAAGATGGATATCAAGCACTTATCACATCCATAGCCCTCGATCTCTGCAATAAAGGGAAATATAGGCAGGCGCAAAGAAGAGCATTAGCAACCTTGTCCCGAACGAAACTCAGCTTGATGGAAAAGACAAAGTATTATGAAGAGAAGTGCAAGTCGTATGACCAGTACATAAAGTCCTGTTTGGCTAACCTTCATGCTGGAAAAAG aaGTGTACACGCGTGCCTGAGATCAggaaaagatattaaaaaaataaagtctaaATTGACGATAAAATATTCTGCTGCAAAGCTTTTGGAAAGAGGAGTGTTACTAGAAATTGATGGACTCGCCACCTCTCAGTTCAAGAATGTGCAGTTCGAAATTACGCCAACGAATCACAACGGCGTTTTCACTGTCAAAGGGAAATTCATGGGCGTAGAAATGGAATCTATCGAAATAGATATTCAAGATCTGTTACAGAAGCAGTATGAAGGCTGCTCCATTATGGACATGTTCGGAAAAGCGAAAATCAACGtaaacttacttatttttttgttaaatagcaAGTTTTATGGTAAGTCATAA
- the LOC120634949 gene encoding ras GTPase-activating-like protein IQGAP1 isoform X2 codes for MDIIRQRTIAYEYLCRLEEAKVWLESCLKEVLPPATAFEESLRNGVHLAKLGNFIAPDLLPINKIYDIDQRRYKVMGLQFKHTDNINKFLQVLKRTELPVTFQPETTDIYDNKNMPKVIYCLHALSSHLFKIGKAPLIHDVFGKAVFTDEQLDSVSKELQKCKHPLPMFQKISGILSHNNEPENSATQNALIELNNLLDSEKSITHALFNPNLKIKYVQNYLIGEYKKVLKAAKYEKIQVAHNHSLNDSYVPDEYDELLTIVEIQGHITATNYKALWKTLCIACKNNDVSSLHKIFTEEWVKIKKYDRNNLDFYCDVVMEIIESCKDIDVESITNWHKIFQNIINDGNRKSLEHTEHKNAISRVNKVLDEGTPEDLYEALTSSKLGLNFNIDKYATPLLFEEMRLEKCELEKNLNESEIAASALYLIAVAKVSESVERGDEVAVWNALNSRQIQLETLRPHCRRRYLSALATALQVKVREKCECPLLTLEDIRDSIDMVNMKDDDNDELVEIIDNINRAVAEENLDSLILLLKNSCLKLPLTLHKEEYHLYMRTLKKQLLQKNSENLWFDDIVNAISEVNNESLKAKELTDAIVQLNLAIVKNDVNEFWKAMTSTQLSSLGIVEGSCKDVYFQMFSRALKKKGQHICPWIVCHTEAGNTIYIDVESYTYSWTTPKDFVPYARYLTKKDIKAVIEKTNKHHINAYRQKVLEKSITRFQAYCRGYLTRQKGKRLKFFRYHTDYVIKIQAWWRRVMIQRKYATLFRMKAIEAKLNRERRQNPWAWYKSQEQKIIKIQALWRGIRARNAYISLFHSPNPPLRVVKKFVPMLDFTTEDYDREIELQSLKSEVVQSIRKNQELSKQIDDMDLKIGLLVQNRIALQEVAAHGLKLNNLVKHNTTTLVLNRSGKGPFMTVSTAVKGLKSLTKECKHLLDGYQHLFYLLQTNPTYLSKLLFCIPQNKTNSFLQNVVLSLYNFGAYARDEYLLLKLFRFTLEEEISCKVVKPFDIIASTPLVLKMAVSLSRQLSGLNSLETIIGPLVEMIIQDKDLNIETGPVEIYKAWRNEMEMTTGQISKLPHTVSQEQALTYPEVKSRLDKALKQLKSVVIIFLDKITSSTELIPFCITYMARVLHRSLTSKFPHTPEKDVLKVIGNLVYYQFFNAAIVAPDAFHIINMPNGARLTTDQRKNLASVAKILHFSAAKKGFGEESSHLRCLNPFIVECHEKMKELFRRCCRGPTLEEYFAVDEYTEATLLHHPHIYITVQEIVDTHALLIEYQDILAPDPTDRLNELLDDLGEVPTVSQLASRDVPSQMGEAEENAKLEVCLALVNKFQAPTDDMTDLNKLFIKSKELCVAIIPFLNGEHLLEALCIGTTRAQQEQYREKVQKRIYSGQARPDEAMSLREHIAKLRRNLQMLEDEGYVTREDGYQALITSIALDLCNKGKYRQAQRRALATLSRTKLSLMEKTKYYEEKCKSYDQYIKSCLANLHAGKRSVHACLRSGKDIKKIKSKLTIKYSAAKLLERGVLLEIDGLATSQFKNVQFEITPTNHNGVFTVKGKFMGVEMESIEIDIQDLLQKQYEGCSIMDMFGKAKINVNLLIFLLNSKFYGKS; via the exons ATGGATATCATCAGACAAAGAACCATTGCTTATGAGTATCTTTGTCGACTGGAAGAGGCTAAAGTCTGGTTGGAGTCTTGTCTTAAAGAAGTGCTTCCGCCTGCTACAGCATTTGAGGAAAGTTTGCGCAACGGTGTCCATTTAGCAAAACTAGGAAATTTCATAGCTCCGGATCttctaccaataaataaaatttatgacatTGACCAAAGACGCTATAAA GTAATGGGTTTGCAATTTAAACACACcgacaatattaataaatttttacaagtTCTCAAAAGAACAGAACTCCCAGTG ACATTTCAGCCTGAAACAACAGATATCTATGACAATAAAAACATGCCAAAAGTAATTTATTGTCTTCATGCTTTGAGTtcgcatttatttaaaattggcaAAGCACCTTTGATTCATGATGTCTTTGGAAAAGCAGTTTTTActg atGAACAATTGGATTCAGTTTCTAAAGAGCTACAAAAATGCAAACATCCACTTCCAATGTTCCAAAAGATTAGTGGGATTCTTTCCCATAATAATGAACCTGAAAATTCAGCCACTCAGAATGCTTTGATTGAACTTAACAATTTGTTGGATTCTGAAAAATCCATTACCCACGCATTATTCAATCctaatttaaagataaaatatgtacaaaatTATCTGATTGGTGAATATAAGAAAGTACTAAAAGCAGCAAAGTATGAAAAAATTCAAGTAGCCCACAATCATTCATTAAACGATAGTTATGTGCCTGATGAATATGATGAACTTTTAACTATAGTCGAAATACAAGGGCACATTACTGCTACCAATTACAAAGCTTTATGGAAAACTCTATGTATTGCGTGTAAGAATAATGATGTAAGCAGcttgcataaaatatttactgaGGAAtgggtaaaaattaaaaaatacgatCGTAACAATTTAGATTTTTACTGTGACGTTGTTATGGAAATTATTGAATCATGTAAAGATATTGATGTTGAAAGCATAACAAATTGGcacaaaatttttcaaaatataatcaaCGATGGAAACAGGAAGTCACTTGAGCACACTGAACATAAGAATGCAATTTCCCGTGTCAATAAAGTATTGGATGAGGGTACCCCAGAAGATCTTTATGAGGCGCTAACAAGTTCAAAGCTTGGTTTGAATTTTAACATAGATAAGTATGCTACCCCCCTATTGTTTGAAGAAATGAGATTAGAAAAATGTGAGttagaaaaaaatcttaatgaAAGTGAAATAGCCGCCTCTGCATTATATTTGATTGCTGTTGCTAAGGTTTCGGAATCAGTTGAAAGGGGAGATGAAGTAGCTGTTTGGAATGCTTTAAATTCAAGACAGATACAATTAGAAACGCTCAGACCACACTGCCGACGCCGTTATTTATCTGCGTTAGCAACAGCTTTACAAGTAAAAGTTAGGGAGAAGTGTGAATGTCCTTTACTTACACTTGAAGATATAAGAGACAGTATTGACATGGTCAATATGAAAGATGACGATAACGATGAAT TGGTTGAAATAATTGACAATATAAATAGAGCTGTTGCAGAAGAAAATTTAGATAGTTTAATACtcttattaaaaaattcatgtCTGAAATTGCCATTGACGTTGCACAAAGAGGAGTATCATCTGTATAtgagaactttaaaaaaacagttgctACAAAAGAATTCTGAAAATCTCTGGTTTGACGATATTGTTAACGCTATTAGTGAAGTTAACAATGAATCTTTAAAAGCAAAAGAGTTGACTGATGCAATAGTACAACTTAATTTAGCTATTGTGAAAAATGACGTAAATGAGTTTTGGAAAGCCATGACATCCACCCAACTATCTAGCTTAGGTATTGTCGAAGGATCATGCAAAGATGTGTATTTTCAAATGTTTTCTAGAGCTTTAAAGAAAAAGGGACAGCACATTTGTCCATGGATTGTATGCCATACAGAAGCAGGAAATACTATATACATTGATGTAGAGTCATACACCTATAGTTGGACTACTCCCAAAGATTTTGTTCCTTATGCCCGATACTTGACAAAAAAAGACATTAAAGCCGTAATCGAAAAGACTAACAAGCATCACATTAATGCCTACAGGCAAAAAGTTTTAGAGAAATCCATCACAAGATTTCAAGCATATTGTAGGGGTTACTTAACGAGACAAAAAGGCAAAAGGCTGAAGTTCTTTAGGTATCACACTGATTATGTTATTAAGATTCAAGCGTGGTGGAGGCGAGTTATGATTCAAAGGAAATATGCAACACTGTTCAGAATGAAGGCTATAGAAGCAAAGCTTAATAGAGAAAGGAGGCAAAACCCTTGGGCATGGTATAAATCTCAG GaacagaaaattataaaaattcaagcTCTTTGGAGAGGCATTCGTGCTAGGAACGCATACATTTCGCTTTTTCATTCGCCTAATCCACCTTTACGTGTAGTTAAAAAGTTTGTCCCCATGTTAGACTTCACTACTGAAGACTATGACAGAGAGATAGAACTACAAAGCCTGAAATCAGAAGTTGTTCAATCAATACGTAAAAATCAAGAGCTTTCTAAACAAATTGACGATATGGATCTAAAAATAGGTCTACTGGTTCAAAATCGCATAGCTTTGCAAGAGGTCGCGGCTCATGGTCTGAAGTTAAACAATTTAGTGAAACATAACACGacaactttagttttaaatcgaAGCGGTAAAGGTCCTTTTATGACAGTTTCCACTGCTGTTAAAGGTTTGAAATCATTAACAAAGGAATGTAAACACCTATTAGATGGTTACCAACATTTGTTctatttattacaaacaaatCCTACGTACTTGTccaaacttttattttgtataccacaaaataaaacaaattcttTTTTACAAAATGTCGTATTGAGTCTTTACAACTTTGGAGCGTACGCGAGAGATGAGTATTTACTGTTGAAACTGTTTAGATTTACTCTAGAAGAAGAAATAAGTTGCAAAGTCGTTAAACCATTCGATATAATAGCGTCTACTCCATTGGTTTTAAAGATGGCTGTTAGTCTGTCACGACAACTTTCTGGTTTAAACAGCCTCGAAACGATTATAGGACCATTGGTGGAAATGATTATACAGGACAAAGATTTGAACATAGAAACGGGACCGGTGGAAATATACAAAGCTTGGAGGAATGAAATGGAAATGACGACGGGACAAATTTC AAAACTCCCACATACTGTGTCACAAGAACAAGCTCTGACATACCCAGAAGTTAAGTCGCGTTTGGACAAAGCACTTAAACAGCTCAAATCTGTTGTGATCATATTTTTGGACAAAATAACTAGTTCAACGGAACTTATACCTTTTTGTATAACATACATGGCGCGTGTTTTACATCGCTCATTAACTTCCAAATTTCCCCATACACCGGAAAAAGATGTTTTAAAG GTGATAGGTAATTTGGTTTACTATCAATTTTTTAATGCGGCTATAGTGGCGCCTGATgcttttcatattataaacatGCCGAATGGCGCCAGATTGACGACGGATCAGCGAAAAAATTTAGCTTCTGTAGCGAAAATTCTACATTTCTCGGCTGCTAAAAAAGGA TTTGGAGAAGAGTCCAGTCACCTGCGCTGTTTGAACCCGTTCATAGTGGAATGCCACGAGAAGATGAAGGAGTTGTTCCGGCGATGCTGCCGCGGGCCCACGCTCGAGGAATACTTCGCTGTGGATGAGTACACGGAAGCCACTCTGCTTCACCACCCACACATATATATTACGGTTCAG GAAATCGTCGATACACATGCTCTACTCATAGAATACCAAGACATACTAGCGCCTGACCCAACTGATCGACTAAACGAACTACTTGATGATTTGGGTGAAGTACCCACTGTTTCACAACTGGCTTCCCGGGATGTTCCTTCA CAAATGGGAGAAGCCGAAGAGAACGCGAAATTAGAAGTGTGTCTCGCGCTCGTTAACAAATTCCAAGCGCCAACAGATGACATGACTGAtttaaacaaactcttcatcAAATCGAAAGAGTTATGTGTTGCAATCATCCCGTTTTTAAATG gtgaacatctattagaaGCCTTGTGCATTGGCACTACGAGAGCACAACAGGAACAATACCGGGAGAAAGTCCAGAAACGCATTTACTCTGGTCAAGCACGTCCTGACGAAGCGATGAGCTTACGCGAACACATTGCGAAATTACGTCGCAACCTGCAAATGCTCGAAGATGAAGGTTACGTGACGCGCGAAGATGGATATCAAGCACTTATCACATCCATAGCCCTCGATCTCTGCAATAAAGGGAAATATAGGCAGGCGCAAAGAAGAGCATTAGCAACCTTGTCCCGAACGAAACTCAGCTTGATGGAAAAGACAAAGTATTATGAAGAGAAGTGCAAGTCGTATGACCAGTACATAAAGTCCTGTTTGGCTAACCTTCATGCTGGAAAAAG aaGTGTACACGCGTGCCTGAGATCAggaaaagatattaaaaaaataaagtctaaATTGACGATAAAATATTCTGCTGCAAAGCTTTTGGAAAGAGGAGTGTTACTAGAAATTGATGGACTCGCCACCTCTCAGTTCAAGAATGTGCAGTTCGAAATTACGCCAACGAATCACAACGGCGTTTTCACTGTCAAAGGGAAATTCATGGGCGTAGAAATGGAATCTATCGAAATAGATATTCAAGATCTGTTACAGAAGCAGTATGAAGGCTGCTCCATTATGGACATGTTCGGAAAAGCGAAAATCAACGtaaacttacttatttttttgttaaatagcaAGTTTTATGGTAAGTCATAA